One part of the Paramormyrops kingsleyae isolate MSU_618 chromosome 2, PKINGS_0.4, whole genome shotgun sequence genome encodes these proteins:
- the cdk7 gene encoding cyclin-dependent kinase 7, whose translation MALDSKSRTKRYEKLDFLGEGQFATVYKARDKNTNTIVAIKKIKVGHRAEAKDGINRTALREIKLLQELSHPNIIGLLDAFGHKSNISLVFDYMETDLEVIIKDTSLVLTPANIKAYILMTLQGLEYLHQHWILHRDLKPNNLLLDENGVLKLADFGLAKAFGSPNRVYTHQVVTRWYRAPELLFGARMYGVGVDMWAVGCILAELLLRIPFLPGDSDLDQLTKIFEALGTPTEETWPGMSSLPDYVSFKLFPGTPLEHIFSAASDDLLELLRGLFTFNPCTRITAMQALKKKYFSNRPGPTPGPQLPRPNSSAEALKEKENFTIGIKRKRDSTEHGSLKKKLIF comes from the exons ATGGCGCTCGATTCTAAGTCCAGAACAAAACGATATGAAAAGCTTGATTTTCTTGGCGAGGGTCAG TTTGCCACTGTATACAAAGCCCGGGATAAGAATACAAACACCATAGTTGCTATAAAGAAG atTAAAGTTGGTCACAGAGCAGAGGCTAAGGATG gaATTAATAGAACTGCCCTTCGTGAAATCAAGCTGCTGCAAGAGCTGAGTCACCCCAACATCATTGGG CTCTTAGATGCTTTTGGGCACAAATCCAACATCAGCTTGGTGTTTGACTACATGGAGACAGATCTGGAG GTGATCATTAAAGACACCAGTTTGGTGCTGACCCCAGCTAACATCAAGGCCTACATCCTGATGACTCTTCAGGGCCTTGAGTATTTGCATCAGCACTGGATCTTACATAGG GACTTGAAGCCTAATAACCTACTTCTGGATGAGAATGGAGTCCTTAAGCTTGCTGATTTTGGTTTGGCAAAGGCGTTTGGAAGCCCGAACAGAGTTTACACGCATCAAGTTGTCACAAG GTGGTATCGTGCCCCAGAGCTCCTCTTCGGTGCCAGGATGTATGGCGTTGGGGTGGACATGTGGGCCGTTGGCTGTATTCTTGCCGAGCTGCTTCTTAGG ATACCATTTCTACCTGGGGATTCAGACCTGGATCAGCTGACTAAAATATTTGAAGCACTTGGCACGCCGACAGAAGAGACTTGGCCG GGGATGAGCAGCCTTCCAGACTACGTATCATTCAAGCTGTTTCCAGGGACTCCTCTGGAGCACATTTTTAGTGCTGCCAGTGATGACCTTCTGGAACTGTTGCGGGGCCTGTTCACGTTCAATCCATGCACCCGCATCACGGCCATGCAG GCCTTGAAGAAGAAGTACTTCAGCAATAGGCCCGGCCCAACCCCTGGTCCACAGCTCCCCCGACCTAACTCCTCCGCTGAAGCCCTGAAGGAGAAGGAGAACTTCACCATCGGCATCAAGAGAAAGCGAGATTCCACAGAACACG GTTCCCTGAAGAAGAAGTTGATTTTCTGA